In Mastacembelus armatus chromosome 5, fMasArm1.2, whole genome shotgun sequence, a single genomic region encodes these proteins:
- the slc6a11b gene encoding sodium- and chloride-dependent GABA transporter 3 gives MTAEKSGPVINGKPEDGKDPEGSSSSLDNGDYNERGQWNNKIEFVLSVAGEIIGLGNVWRFPYLCYKNGGGAFFVPYVIFFVCCGIPVFFLETALGQFTSEGGITCWRKVCPLFEGIGYATQVIEAHLNVYYIVILAWAIFYLFNCFTTELPWAGCGHYWNTENCVDYYGENATNITNPNATSPVIEFWERRVLKISDGIEHMGGMRWELAMCLALAWFICYFCIWKGPKSTGKVVYVTATFPYVMLLILLIRGVTLPGAYDGIKFYLYPDISRLSDPQVWVDAGTQIFFSYAICLGCLTALGSYNAYNNNCYRDCIMLCCLNSGTSFVAGFAIFSVLGFMAYEQNVPIEAVAESGPGLAFIAYPKAVTMMPLSPLWACLFFMMLIFLGLDSQFVCVESLVTAVVDMYPETFRRGYRRELLILGMSIVSFFIGLIMCTEGGMYVFQLFDSYAASGMCLLFVAIFESICIGWVYGSDRFYLNIEDMIGYKPVFFIKWCWMILTPGICAGIFLFFLIKYKPLKYNNVYTYPDWGYGIGWFMAMSSMVCIPLGIIWMIWKTPGTFSERMKKLTTPSPDLKMRGKLAALSPYAANDAKLKVDGKISTISEKETHF, from the exons ATGACAGCTGAGAAGAGCGGGCCTGTTATAAACGGTAAACCAGAGGACGGTAAAGACCCGGAGGGGTCCAGTTCCAGCCTAGACAATGGGGACTACAATGAGAGGGGCCAATGGAACAACAAGATTGAGTTTGTCCTGTCTGTGGCTGGAGAGATCATTGGGCTGGGCAACGTCTGGAGGTTTCCTTACCTGTGCTACAAGAATGGAGGAG GTGCGTTCTTTGTTCCATACGTCATCTTCTTCGTGTGCTGCGGTATCCCCGTGTTCTTCCTGGAGACTGCCCTGGGTCAGTTCACCAGTGAGGGAGGGATCACCTGCTGGAGGAAAGTCTGCCCGCTGTTTGAGG GTATCGGCTATGCAACGCAGGTGATTGAAGCTCATCTAAACGTGTACTATATAGTCATCCTAGCCTGGGCAATCTTCTACCTCTTCAACTGCTTCACCACCGAGCTGCCGTGGGCTGGCTGTGGACACTACTGGAACACAG AGAACTGTGTTGACTACTATGGAGAAAATGCCACCAACATCACAAACCCCAACGCCACCTCTCCAGTCATTGAGTTCTGGGA ACGCAGAGTACTGAAGATATCAGATGGTATTGAGCACATGGGGGGAATGCGCTGGGAGCTGGCCATGTGTCTGGCCCTGGCCTGGTTCATCTGCTACTTCTGCATCTGGAAGGGACCCAAGTCAACTGGCAAG GTTGTGTATGTGACAGCTACATTTCCTTATGTCATGTTATTGATCCTGCTGATCAGAGGAGTGACGCTGCCTGGAGCATATGATGGCATCAAGTTCTACCTCTACCCCGATATTTCACGTCTCTCGGACCCTCAG GTATGGGTGGATGCAGGAACCCAAATCTTCTTCTCCTATGCCATCTGCTTGGGCTGTCTCACTGCTCTGGGAAGTTACAACGCCTACAACAATAACTGCTACAG GGACTGCATCATGCTGTGTTGTCTGAACAGCGGCACCAGTTTTGTTGCAGGTTTCGCCATCTTCTCTGTGCTCGGCTTCATGGCCTACGAACAAAACGTTCCCATTGAAGCTGTGGCAGAATCTG GTCCTGGTCTTGCATTTATTGCATACCCCAAGGCTGTTACCATGATGCCTCTGTCTCCGCTTTGGGCTTGTCTTTTCTTTATGATGCTTATCTTCCTGGGCCTGGACAGTCAG tttgtgtgtgtggagagttTAGTCACAGCTGTGGTGGACATGTACCCAGAGACCTTCAGGAGAGGCTACCGCAGAGAGCTGCTGATTCTTGGCATGTCTATAGTTTCCTTCTTCATAGGCCTCATCATGTGTACGGAG GGAGGGATGTATGTCTTCCAGCTGTTTGACTCGTACGCTGCCAGCGgaatgtgtttgctgtttgtggCCATATTTGAGTCCATATGTATCGGCTGGGTGTACG GTAGTGACAGATTCTACCTAAATATTGAGGACATGATTGGCTACAAACCTGTCTTCTTCATCAAATGGTGCTGGATGATCCTGACTCCGGGCATCTGTGCT GGAATTTTCCTGTTCTTCCTGATTAAATACAAACCGCTGAAATACAACAACGTGTACACCTACCCTGACTGGGGCTACGGTATTGGCTGGTTCATGGCCATGTCCTCAATGGTCTGCATCCCTCTGGGGATTATCTGGATGATCTGGAAGACTCCTGGAACCTTCTCtgag agaATGAAGAAGTTGACAACTCCCAGCCCAGACCtgaaaatgagaggaaaactTGCCGCCCTCAGTCCTTATGCTGCCAACGATGCAAAACTTAAGGTTGATGGGAAAATATCCACTATCTCAGAGAAGGAGACACATTTCTAA